One window of the Runella slithyformis DSM 19594 genome contains the following:
- a CDS encoding PQQ-dependent sugar dehydrogenase yields the protein MKNHSKSIGIFVALGLTAAGLSCSDKTKDTDPITVDSSATFTVTDAFPSLTFSSPVEMMHSGDRSNRLFVVEQRGLVKVFRNEPGASTSETFLNISGRVTSGGETGLLGIAFHPDFKSNGQFFVNYTRRQNSQLQSVIARFQSNKTTADANSEEILLTYDQPYSNHNGGALLFGKDGFLYIATGDGGSGGDPQNYAQNLGSLLGKILRIDVNTKEPGLNYAIPADNPFKMTANARPEIYAYGLRNPWKMTADRGNGQIWIADVGQNAREEIDILERGGNYGWRIAEGRECYNPNTNCNRTGLLEPVFDYGTNEGRSITGGYVYRGTKLAHLKGKYIYGDYVSGKIWALQYNESTKQTSNTSLAQLLGSLSSFGEDEAGELYLLNHQSGKIQQLTKR from the coding sequence ATGAAAAATCATAGCAAATCAATCGGCATTTTTGTTGCACTCGGATTGACAGCGGCAGGACTCTCGTGCAGCGATAAAACCAAAGACACCGACCCGATCACCGTAGATTCTTCGGCGACCTTTACCGTCACTGACGCCTTCCCGTCACTTACTTTCAGCAGCCCTGTGGAGATGATGCACTCCGGCGACAGGAGCAATCGCCTGTTTGTGGTAGAACAACGAGGATTGGTAAAAGTTTTCAGGAATGAACCCGGAGCCTCAACGTCAGAAACTTTCTTAAACATCAGCGGCCGGGTCACATCGGGCGGTGAAACGGGGCTTCTGGGCATTGCCTTTCACCCTGATTTTAAAAGCAACGGGCAATTCTTTGTAAATTATACCCGGCGGCAAAACAGTCAGCTTCAGTCGGTGATCGCGCGTTTTCAGTCCAATAAAACTACCGCTGACGCTAACAGCGAAGAAATTCTGCTCACTTACGATCAGCCTTATTCCAATCATAATGGCGGGGCACTTTTGTTTGGTAAAGACGGATTTTTGTACATTGCCACCGGCGATGGCGGCTCGGGTGGCGACCCTCAAAACTATGCGCAAAACCTCGGCTCGTTGCTCGGAAAAATCCTGCGGATTGATGTCAATACAAAAGAGCCGGGCCTAAACTACGCTATTCCTGCCGATAATCCTTTCAAAATGACAGCTAATGCCCGTCCCGAAATTTATGCGTACGGATTGCGAAATCCGTGGAAAATGACCGCAGACCGTGGAAACGGACAGATTTGGATCGCCGATGTAGGACAGAATGCGCGGGAGGAAATTGATATTTTGGAGCGGGGCGGCAATTATGGCTGGCGCATTGCGGAAGGCAGGGAATGTTATAACCCCAATACCAATTGTAACCGTACCGGCCTTCTGGAACCGGTCTTTGATTATGGGACTAATGAAGGACGCTCCATCACGGGGGGATATGTATATAGAGGCACTAAATTGGCCCATTTAAAAGGAAAGTACATCTACGGCGACTATGTAAGCGGTAAGATTTGGGCGCTGCAATATAACGAAAGTACTAAACAAACTTCCAATACATCGCTCGCCCAATTGCTCGGGTCGTTGTCGTCGTTTGGCGAAGATGAAGCCGGAGAACTGTATTTGCTCAATCATCAATCAGGAAAGATTCAGCAACTGACCAAACGCTGA
- a CDS encoding Gfo/Idh/MocA family protein has translation METNRREFLKTSGLFTGGAILSSLPFSSYGYHTSADDTIKIALIGCGGRGSGAAAQALSTTQNVKLVAMADAFSDRLDGAYTALTKRKYKNDAGEDVNVASKIDVPQDRKFVGLDAYKQAIALADVVILATPPGFRPMHFEEAVKQNKHIFMEKPVATDGPGIRRVLAAAEEAKRKKLNVVVGLQRHYQRNYREAMNRIHDGKIGDIVGGSVYWVSGGVWNNPRKAGQTEMEYQMRNWYYFNWLCGDHITEQHVHNIDVANWAKQGYPVSAQGTGGRQVRTGKEFGEIFDHHIVDFTYADGTLINSQCRHYEGTYSKVDEQFLGTKGRIDSFNGNNTVLKSYKGNKVIYGHEGKGDRNPYQVEHDELFAAIAKGEYKFADAENGAKSTLTSIMGRMATYSGKTVKWEDALNSEINLFPEKLAWDALPKLLPGSDGYYPVAVPGKTIVV, from the coding sequence ATGGAAACTAATCGCCGAGAATTTCTCAAAACCTCCGGACTTTTTACAGGCGGAGCTATTTTGAGCAGTCTGCCCTTTTCATCTTATGGTTATCATACTTCTGCCGACGACACCATCAAGATCGCCCTCATCGGTTGTGGCGGTCGCGGGTCGGGTGCAGCGGCACAGGCATTGAGTACAACGCAAAATGTTAAACTTGTTGCGATGGCCGACGCTTTTTCGGATCGTTTAGATGGTGCTTACACCGCACTTACCAAGCGTAAGTACAAAAATGATGCGGGAGAAGATGTGAACGTAGCCTCCAAAATTGACGTTCCGCAGGATCGTAAATTCGTGGGTTTAGACGCCTACAAACAAGCCATCGCACTGGCCGATGTTGTCATTTTAGCAACGCCTCCCGGCTTCCGTCCGATGCACTTTGAAGAAGCCGTAAAGCAGAACAAGCACATCTTCATGGAGAAACCAGTGGCGACAGACGGTCCGGGTATCCGCCGAGTGCTTGCCGCGGCCGAAGAAGCCAAGCGTAAAAAACTGAACGTGGTCGTGGGCTTACAGCGCCACTATCAGCGCAATTACCGCGAAGCCATGAACCGCATCCATGACGGAAAGATCGGTGATATCGTGGGCGGAAGTGTATACTGGGTTTCGGGCGGCGTGTGGAACAATCCTCGCAAAGCCGGTCAGACCGAAATGGAATACCAAATGCGTAACTGGTACTATTTTAACTGGCTGTGCGGTGACCATATTACGGAGCAACACGTTCATAACATCGACGTAGCCAACTGGGCAAAACAGGGATATCCTGTATCGGCGCAGGGAACGGGCGGCCGTCAGGTACGTACCGGTAAAGAATTCGGTGAGATCTTTGACCATCATATTGTAGACTTTACGTACGCCGACGGAACGCTCATCAACAGCCAATGCCGCCACTACGAAGGAACCTACAGCAAAGTGGACGAACAATTCTTAGGAACCAAAGGACGTATTGACAGCTTTAACGGCAACAATACAGTACTTAAATCATACAAAGGCAACAAGGTGATTTACGGGCACGAAGGCAAAGGTGACCGCAACCCCTACCAAGTGGAGCACGACGAACTGTTTGCCGCCATTGCTAAAGGTGAATACAAGTTTGCCGATGCTGAAAACGGAGCTAAAAGTACCCTGACATCTATCATGGGACGCATGGCCACTTATTCGGGTAAAACGGTAAAGTGGGAAGATGCACTCAACTCGGAAATTAATCTTTTCCCCGAAAAACTAGCGTGGGATGCGCTGCCTAAACTGCTTCCGGGCTCTGACGGTTACTATCCGGTAGCGGTACCGGGCAAGACCATTGTGGTTTAG
- a CDS encoding formylglycine-generating enzyme family protein codes for MFLKHLTWFTLFSVPLFAQEKLENYTQKISGSNVTYDLVAIKGGEFTMGSPAKEKGRKEDEGPQHTVKIEPFWMGKYEVQWDLYDLFTTKNIEIEMAKRHPDPENSLAKTDGSTRPSAAYVDMSFGMGRSGYPAINMTQYAAIYFCKWLYEKTGVFYRLPTEAEWEYACRAGTTTAYSFGDDPKQLDEYGWYKSNSNNGYKKIGTKKPNPWGLHDMHGNVMEWTLDQYVKDYYAKRAKGEVNEAFPKVTELYPTSVRGGSWDDEATVCRSAARTPSIADWKIIDPQSPKSEWWMTSASFVGFRIVRPLKTPTKEEIANYYNPPLIEDY; via the coding sequence ATGTTTCTAAAGCACCTCACTTGGTTTACGTTATTTAGTGTTCCTTTATTTGCTCAGGAAAAACTCGAAAATTACACCCAAAAAATCTCGGGCAGCAACGTTACGTATGATCTTGTCGCCATCAAAGGAGGCGAATTTACCATGGGAAGTCCGGCCAAAGAAAAAGGACGGAAAGAAGATGAAGGACCGCAACACACCGTAAAAATTGAACCTTTCTGGATGGGAAAATACGAAGTCCAATGGGACCTTTACGATTTATTTACCACCAAAAACATTGAAATAGAGATGGCTAAACGCCATCCCGACCCCGAAAACAGCCTTGCCAAGACCGACGGCAGTACCCGGCCCAGCGCAGCATACGTGGATATGTCGTTTGGAATGGGGCGTTCAGGCTACCCCGCCATCAACATGACTCAATACGCCGCTATTTATTTCTGCAAGTGGCTGTATGAAAAAACGGGGGTGTTTTATCGCCTGCCTACCGAAGCCGAATGGGAATATGCCTGCCGGGCCGGCACCACGACCGCTTATTCTTTTGGCGATGACCCCAAACAACTGGATGAATACGGGTGGTACAAAAGCAACAGCAATAACGGGTACAAAAAAATCGGCACTAAAAAGCCCAATCCCTGGGGGCTGCATGACATGCATGGCAACGTAATGGAATGGACCCTTGACCAATACGTGAAAGATTACTACGCCAAAAGAGCTAAAGGAGAAGTTAATGAAGCCTTTCCCAAAGTAACGGAGTTGTACCCGACATCGGTACGCGGCGGCTCCTGGGACGACGAAGCCACCGTGTGCCGGAGTGCTGCCCGCACCCCTTCAATAGCCGACTGGAAAATCATTGACCCGCAAAGCCCAAAAAGCGAATGGTGGATGACAAGCGCCTCTTTTGTTGGGTTCAGAATCGTACGCCCCCTCAAAACTCCGACGAAAGAAGAAATCGCCAACTACTATAATCCGCCGTTGATCGAAGATTATTAA
- a CDS encoding NAD(P)/FAD-dependent oxidoreductase has protein sequence MTDVLIIGGGLAGLVSSIELAQRGFMVVVVERKTYPFHRVCGEYVSNEVRPYLEKLGLNIAALGVKEIQRFQFTSPSGRTLETDLDLGGFGISRYALDFALYELAKSAGVQFILGETVENVEYTEEECRATTTNHIHLAARVIVGAFGKNSRMDKSLDRDFTRKKSPYVGVKYHIRTQFPQDLIALHNFQDGYCGISAIEEDRYCLCYLTSRNNLRRHGSIPAMEREVLWKNPHLKRLFTQSEFLYERPEVINEFSFEPKQSVENHILMTGDAAGLITPLCGNGMAMAIHGGKIAAELTAQFLNGFLDRQALEKQYKSAWKQEFATRLWIGRNVQRLFGDAWLSEAALSFFGLAKPLLRFVIKSTHGKPIT, from the coding sequence ATGACCGATGTACTCATTATTGGAGGAGGATTAGCAGGGCTTGTGAGTAGCATCGAGTTGGCTCAAAGAGGCTTTATGGTCGTTGTCGTTGAACGAAAGACGTATCCTTTTCACCGCGTATGCGGCGAATACGTCTCCAATGAGGTACGACCTTATTTGGAAAAGTTGGGATTAAACATTGCTGCCTTAGGAGTAAAAGAAATTCAGCGTTTCCAATTTACCTCCCCTTCCGGCCGCACATTGGAAACCGATCTGGACTTAGGCGGATTCGGAATCAGCCGCTATGCCCTTGATTTTGCCCTTTATGAATTAGCAAAAAGTGCAGGGGTTCAATTTATATTGGGGGAAACCGTTGAGAACGTTGAATACACGGAAGAAGAATGCCGAGCCACCACCACCAATCACATTCATTTGGCCGCGAGGGTTATTGTTGGAGCTTTCGGAAAAAATTCCCGGATGGACAAATCCCTCGACCGCGATTTTACCCGTAAAAAATCTCCCTATGTGGGGGTAAAATACCACATACGTACCCAATTTCCCCAAGACCTGATCGCGTTGCATAATTTTCAGGACGGCTATTGCGGCATTTCGGCCATTGAAGAGGATCGCTACTGTCTTTGTTACCTTACGTCGCGCAATAACCTCCGTCGACACGGCTCGATTCCTGCCATGGAGCGCGAAGTATTATGGAAAAACCCGCACCTCAAACGGTTGTTTACCCAATCTGAATTTTTGTACGAGCGTCCCGAAGTCATCAATGAGTTCTCGTTTGAGCCCAAACAAAGCGTCGAAAATCATATTCTGATGACCGGCGATGCGGCCGGGCTTATTACGCCCCTTTGCGGCAACGGCATGGCCATGGCCATCCATGGCGGCAAAATAGCTGCCGAATTGACGGCACAATTTTTGAACGGCTTCCTCGACCGCCAAGCGTTGGAAAAGCAGTATAAAAGCGCATGGAAACAGGAATTTGCAACGCGTTTGTGGATCGGCCGCAATGTTCAGCGCCTTTTTGGGGATGCCTGGCTATCGGAAGCAGCGCTCTCATTCTTTGGTTTAGCAAAACCCCTTTTACGATTTGTCATTAAAAGTACCCACGGAAAACCGATCACCTAA
- a CDS encoding ABC transporter ATP-binding protein: MEKEPIISIKGLRKSYSRELILKGVDLEVYAGEIIGYIGPNGAGKSTTIKILIGMIPDFVGDVKVLGYDIREDAIEVKKRIGYVPENALLYEVLTPMEYLQFIGRLYKMEDEIIERRAAELLAIVGLKTHADVRMNTFSKGMRQKVLLISGLIHNPDIIFLDEPLSGLDANAVILVKEILAQLKAAGKTIFYSSHIMDVVEKISDRIVIINQGTIIANGTFEELKEKAHSGTLEHIFQGLTGDAETETRAHDFLQALR, translated from the coding sequence ATGGAAAAAGAACCGATCATTTCAATCAAAGGGCTCAGGAAATCTTACAGCCGCGAACTCATTTTAAAGGGCGTTGACTTGGAAGTCTACGCGGGCGAAATCATCGGCTACATCGGCCCCAACGGTGCGGGCAAAAGTACCACTATCAAAATTCTCATCGGGATGATCCCTGATTTTGTCGGCGACGTCAAAGTGCTGGGGTATGATATTCGGGAGGATGCCATAGAGGTCAAAAAACGCATTGGATACGTTCCTGAAAATGCCCTGCTGTACGAAGTCCTGACGCCGATGGAATATTTGCAGTTCATCGGGCGGTTGTACAAAATGGAGGATGAAATTATAGAACGACGGGCGGCTGAATTATTGGCCATTGTGGGCCTCAAAACCCACGCCGATGTGCGGATGAATACCTTTTCAAAAGGAATGCGTCAAAAAGTGCTGTTGATTTCGGGCCTGATCCACAACCCCGACATTATTTTTCTGGACGAGCCGCTCTCAGGACTGGATGCCAACGCAGTCATTTTGGTCAAAGAGATTCTGGCGCAACTCAAAGCGGCGGGCAAGACCATTTTTTACAGTTCACACATCATGGATGTGGTGGAAAAGATCTCTGACCGCATCGTGATCATCAATCAGGGCACCATCATTGCCAACGGAACCTTTGAAGAATTGAAAGAAAAGGCCCACAGCGGCACGCTGGAGCATATTTTTCAGGGCCTCACCGGCGATGCCGAAACCGAGACCCGCGCCCATGATTTCTTACAGGCTTTGCGCTAA